Proteins from one Pseudomonas sp. KBS0710 genomic window:
- a CDS encoding TIM barrel protein: MIPFKLAVSAEMVFLDLPFIERVKRIHALGFSAEIWNWTHKDISALAATGTDFTSMTGYISGTLTDPDGIRQLLDSARESLGVAARLNCPCLNLHGTGLGDGGLPVQPVGQTTGRMWLSACKTLEKIARLGEDAGRVFLLENLNTDVDHPGVPFARADDTLALIEAVGSPHLKMNLDLYHAQIGEGNLIELIQRAGSAIGEIQVADVPGRKEPGTGEIHYPAIARALHAIGYSGVVGLEGWASGDSELALQRFRQAFTL, encoded by the coding sequence ATGATCCCGTTCAAACTGGCGGTCAGCGCCGAAATGGTGTTTCTCGACCTGCCCTTCATCGAACGCGTAAAGCGCATTCATGCCCTGGGGTTCAGCGCCGAAATCTGGAACTGGACCCATAAGGACATCAGCGCACTGGCCGCTACCGGCACCGACTTCACGTCCATGACCGGCTACATCAGCGGCACCCTCACCGACCCCGATGGCATCCGTCAGTTGCTCGACAGCGCCCGCGAGTCCCTGGGTGTTGCCGCACGCCTGAACTGCCCCTGCCTCAACCTGCATGGCACCGGCCTGGGTGACGGTGGCCTGCCGGTGCAGCCGGTGGGCCAGACCACCGGGCGCATGTGGCTGAGCGCATGCAAGACCCTGGAAAAAATCGCGCGGCTGGGCGAAGACGCCGGCCGCGTGTTCCTGCTGGAAAACCTCAACACCGACGTCGACCATCCAGGCGTGCCATTCGCCCGTGCCGACGACACCCTGGCGCTGATCGAAGCCGTCGGCAGCCCGCACCTGAAGATGAACCTGGACCTGTACCACGCGCAAATCGGCGAGGGCAACCTGATCGAGCTGATCCAGCGCGCAGGCAGCGCCATCGGCGAAATCCAGGTGGCCGATGTGCCGGGTCGCAAGGAGCCCGGCACCGGCGAGATCCACTACCCGGCCATTGCCAGGGCGCTGCACGCCATCGGCTACAGCGGCGTGGTCGGCCTCGAAGGCTGGGCCAGCGGCGACAGTGAGCTGGCGCTGCAACGCTTTCGCCAGGCCTTTACCCTATAA
- a CDS encoding Gfo/Idh/MocA family oxidoreductase, giving the protein MSTQNIRLGLIGAGRMGSFHGLTAARHIPGACLAAIADPTPGQAARLAAELGVNTVYTDPQQLLDDPNIDGVLIAAPARSHAELVISAARAGKGIFCEKPMAITLDEADRAIAAAADACVPLQVGFNRRFAKSFRTAHLDVAAGRIGTPQLLRSLTRDPALNNPANSPQWVIFLETLIHDFDTLRYLNPGAEAVQVYVMADALIAPQYKSKGFLDTAVVTIRFDNGAIATAEANFQAVYGYDVRGEVFGSAGMLSMGSLNESDLVRYLAQGIQADTQRMDTDLLRDAYIAELNHFVECLRTGAKPLASGEDARAALAIARACIESFETGQAVAVPGARR; this is encoded by the coding sequence ATGAGTACACAGAACATCCGCCTGGGTTTGATCGGTGCCGGTCGCATGGGCAGTTTCCACGGGCTGACGGCCGCCCGGCACATCCCCGGCGCCTGCCTCGCCGCCATCGCTGACCCCACGCCCGGCCAAGCCGCGCGCCTGGCGGCGGAGCTGGGCGTGAACACGGTCTACACCGACCCACAACAATTACTCGACGACCCGAATATCGATGGCGTCCTTATCGCCGCCCCCGCCCGTAGCCACGCCGAACTGGTGATCAGCGCTGCCCGCGCCGGCAAGGGCATCTTTTGCGAAAAACCCATGGCCATCACCCTCGATGAAGCCGACCGCGCCATCGCCGCCGCTGCCGATGCTTGCGTGCCACTGCAGGTCGGCTTCAATCGGCGTTTTGCCAAGAGCTTCCGTACCGCCCACCTTGATGTGGCAGCCGGACGCATTGGTACGCCGCAACTGCTGCGCTCGCTGACCCGTGACCCGGCGCTCAACAACCCCGCCAACTCGCCGCAATGGGTGATCTTCCTCGAAACCCTGATCCACGACTTCGACACCCTGCGCTACCTCAACCCGGGCGCCGAGGCGGTGCAGGTCTACGTGATGGCCGATGCGCTGATCGCGCCGCAATACAAGAGCAAAGGCTTCCTCGACACCGCCGTGGTCACGATCCGTTTCGACAATGGCGCCATCGCCACCGCCGAAGCCAACTTCCAAGCGGTGTACGGCTACGACGTGCGTGGCGAAGTATTCGGCAGCGCCGGCATGCTGAGCATGGGCAGCCTCAACGAGTCTGACCTGGTGCGCTACCTGGCCCAAGGGATCCAGGCCGACACCCAGCGCATGGACACCGACCTGCTGCGCGACGCCTACATTGCCGAGCTCAACCACTTCGTCGAGTGCCTGCGCACGGGCGCCAAGCCTCTGGCCAGCGGCGAAGACGCACGTGCGGCCCTGGCGATTGCCCGCGCCTGCATCGAGTCATTCGAAACCGGCCAGGCCGTGGCCGTGCCAGGAGCCCGCCGATGA
- a CDS encoding Dyp-type peroxidase, which yields MKTCPVQPPLEPQSVCHPITSSAIFMVATVAPGSEDQVRAWCGDIAGLVRSVGKRVPTGNLTCVCGFGSDAWSRLFGGPRPAALHPFREFGVPGRRAPSTPGDILLHIRAEQMDLCFELATQLMVALGDSVKVVDEVQGFRYFDMRSIIGFVDGTENPVGRKAVGFTIVGDEDPEFEGGSYVLVQKYLHNMSAWNELTVEAQEKVIGRTKLADIELDEEAKPSNSHSALTVITDENGEEVKILRDNMPFGRPGAGEFGTYFIGYARSPQPLELMLENMFVGRPVGNYDRLLDFSTAVTGGLFFVPSADLLEELADRQPGS from the coding sequence ATGAAGACTTGCCCTGTTCAGCCACCTCTTGAGCCGCAGTCCGTCTGCCACCCTATCACCAGCAGCGCGATCTTCATGGTTGCAACCGTCGCTCCCGGCAGTGAAGACCAGGTGCGCGCCTGGTGCGGCGATATCGCCGGGCTGGTGCGTTCGGTGGGCAAGCGTGTGCCGACGGGCAACCTGACCTGCGTCTGCGGGTTTGGCTCCGATGCCTGGAGTCGATTGTTCGGCGGGCCACGCCCGGCGGCCTTGCACCCGTTTCGCGAGTTCGGCGTGCCAGGGCGCAGGGCGCCGTCGACGCCCGGCGATATCCTGCTGCATATCCGCGCCGAGCAGATGGACCTGTGCTTTGAGTTGGCCACGCAACTGATGGTGGCCTTGGGCGACAGCGTCAAGGTGGTGGATGAGGTCCAGGGTTTCCGCTACTTCGATATGCGCAGCATCATCGGCTTTGTCGACGGCACCGAGAACCCGGTAGGGCGCAAGGCCGTCGGCTTTACCATCGTTGGTGATGAAGACCCGGAGTTTGAAGGCGGCAGCTACGTGCTGGTGCAAAAGTACCTGCACAACATGAGCGCCTGGAACGAGCTGACGGTGGAAGCCCAGGAGAAGGTCATCGGCCGGACCAAACTGGCCGACATCGAACTGGATGAAGAGGCCAAGCCGAGCAACTCCCACAGCGCCTTGACCGTGATCACCGACGAAAACGGCGAAGAAGTGAAAATCCTGCGTGACAACATGCCCTTTGGCCGCCCAGGCGCCGGCGAGTTCGGCACCTACTTTATCGGCTACGCCCGCTCACCACAGCCCCTGGAGCTGATGCTGGAAAACATGTTCGTCGGCCGCCCGGTCGGCAATTACGACCGCCTGCTGGACTTCAGTACCGCCGTGACCGGCGGTCTGTTTTTTGTGCCTTCGGCCGATTTGCTCGAAGAGCTGGCCGACCGTCAACCGGGGTCTTAA
- a CDS encoding fatty acid desaturase family protein, which yields MPEQTAHRARRDYSLTGPEAASAAEKGLVSASWYQSPISRKRMKELMQRRDGPALLDTALWVSALLVTGFGGYWFWGSWACVPFFMAYGVLYGTASNPRWHETGHGTAFKTRWMNDGLYQVASFMCIFEPHVWRWSHARHHTDTIVVGRDPEIVEPRPPSLLMMGLSLFNLPLAWKTFSGVARHAIGKMSAQEQDFIPESEWPKVFRAARIWVGIYALVIGTALYLHSWLPLMLVGLPSLYGAWLGYLFGLTQHVGLAEDVLDHRSNCRTIYMNRVLRFIYMDMNYHLEHHMYPMVPYHALAQLHEEIRDDCPPPYANIFAAYREILPTIWKQRSDPTYFVQRPVRQRTEPTAHAPMNAEATAG from the coding sequence ATGCCTGAACAAACCGCTCACCGCGCTCGGCGCGACTACAGCCTCACCGGCCCTGAAGCTGCCAGCGCCGCCGAAAAGGGCCTGGTATCGGCCAGTTGGTATCAATCGCCGATCTCGCGCAAACGCATGAAAGAACTGATGCAGCGCCGCGACGGCCCGGCGTTGCTGGATACGGCCCTGTGGGTGTCGGCGCTGCTGGTCACGGGGTTTGGCGGCTACTGGTTCTGGGGCTCGTGGGCTTGCGTGCCATTTTTTATGGCTTACGGCGTGCTCTACGGCACCGCGTCCAACCCGCGCTGGCATGAGACCGGCCACGGCACCGCCTTCAAGACGCGCTGGATGAATGACGGGCTGTACCAGGTGGCGAGTTTCATGTGCATCTTCGAGCCGCACGTATGGCGCTGGAGCCATGCGCGGCACCACACCGACACCATCGTGGTGGGGCGTGACCCGGAGATCGTCGAGCCGCGCCCGCCAAGCCTGTTGATGATGGGGCTGAGCCTGTTCAACCTGCCCCTGGCCTGGAAAACCTTCAGCGGCGTGGCGCGCCATGCGATCGGCAAGATGAGCGCCCAGGAGCAGGACTTCATCCCTGAATCCGAATGGCCCAAGGTGTTCCGTGCTGCGCGGATCTGGGTCGGCATTTATGCGCTGGTGATCGGCACCGCGTTGTACCTGCACAGCTGGCTGCCACTGATGCTGGTCGGCCTGCCGAGCCTTTACGGCGCCTGGCTCGGCTACCTGTTCGGTCTCACCCAGCATGTGGGCCTGGCCGAGGACGTACTGGACCATCGCAGCAACTGCCGCACCATCTACATGAATCGCGTGCTGCGCTTTATCTACATGGACATGAACTACCACCTCGAACACCACATGTACCCGATGGTGCCGTACCACGCGTTGGCGCAACTGCACGAAGAGATCCGCGACGATTGCCCGCCGCCGTACGCGAATATTTTTGCGGCGTACAGGGAGATCCTGCCGACGATCTGGAAGCAGCGCAGCGACCCGACCTATTTTGTGCAGCGCCCCGTGCGCCAACGCACCGAACCCACCGCCCATGCCCCAATGAATGCCGAAGCCACTGCTGGCTGA
- a CDS encoding sugar ABC transporter substrate-binding protein, with the protein MPRYALIVAAFLLLFSQWTFAAYRIGVSIARVDDNFMTYVRTGLEAAAKQQDVQIQFEDAQGDVVRQLNQVEGFLNQKVDAVIVLPVDTAATANMTRAAVAAKTPLVYVNRHPDERTLPKGVVTVASNDIEAGQLQMRYLAEKLGGKGNVAIIMGDLAQNATHDRTEGARQVLKDFPGIKVVEQQSAEWQRSKGMDLTSNWLLAGTQFDAIVANNDEMAIGAAMALQQAGKAKGEVAIIGIDGLPDGLAAIKRGMLTASVFQDPKAQATQAVESAIRMIKGEPIESEVWVPFELIKPEQVAVFEQRYK; encoded by the coding sequence ATGCCTCGTTACGCATTGATCGTTGCTGCTTTTTTACTGCTGTTCAGCCAATGGACCTTCGCCGCCTACCGCATCGGCGTGAGCATCGCCCGGGTTGACGACAACTTCATGACCTACGTGCGCACCGGCCTCGAAGCCGCCGCCAAACAACAGGATGTACAGATCCAGTTCGAAGACGCCCAGGGCGACGTGGTACGCCAGCTCAATCAGGTCGAAGGCTTTCTGAACCAGAAAGTCGACGCGGTGATCGTGCTGCCGGTGGACACCGCCGCCACCGCCAACATGACCCGCGCCGCCGTGGCCGCGAAGACGCCGCTGGTGTACGTCAACCGCCACCCGGACGAACGCACGCTGCCCAAAGGCGTGGTCACGGTGGCCTCCAACGACATCGAAGCCGGGCAATTGCAGATGCGCTACCTGGCGGAAAAACTCGGCGGTAAAGGCAATGTGGCGATCATCATGGGCGACCTCGCGCAAAACGCCACCCATGACCGCACCGAAGGCGCCAGGCAAGTGCTCAAAGACTTTCCGGGTATCAAGGTGGTCGAGCAACAAAGTGCCGAATGGCAACGCAGCAAGGGCATGGATTTGACCAGCAATTGGCTGCTGGCGGGCACCCAGTTCGACGCCATCGTGGCCAACAACGATGAAATGGCGATTGGCGCGGCCATGGCGTTGCAGCAGGCGGGCAAGGCCAAGGGTGAAGTCGCGATTATCGGTATCGACGGTTTGCCCGATGGCCTGGCGGCAATCAAGCGCGGCATGCTCACTGCCTCGGTGTTTCAAGACCCCAAGGCGCAAGCCACACAGGCCGTGGAGTCGGCAATTCGGATGATCAAGGGCGAGCCGATTGAATCGGAGGTATGGGTGCCGTTTGAGTTGATCAAGCCGGAACAGGTGGCGGTGTTTGAGCAGCGCTACAAATAG
- a CDS encoding LacI family DNA-binding transcriptional regulator, protein MNNNKRPTIATVAAQAGLSVATVDRVLNARAPVNPQTAEQVFQAAEAVGYFAARLIGQRIRERRPTYRFGILLLGTAQAFYANLAASISQAAQHHATANLSCQFEYILDRTPSAIAAQIEQLAVQCDALAVVSFAHPLINATLAQVREAGVPVVALLSDIHEHALEPYVGQDNHVVGRTMGWLLARTCGARKGSVGILLGGHRFLGHQARVEGLHSYLAEHAPGLKPLEPLINLDNSDITEEATLDLLTRHTDLRGLCVVGGGGDGVINALAQLPKRPALCCILQESTALSREALGRGLIDVVMDSQPRQTATALIELLVQLQTAEVFDPLRHRVHIPLQIVTSENLSN, encoded by the coding sequence ATGAACAATAATAAACGCCCGACCATCGCCACTGTTGCCGCCCAGGCAGGCTTGAGTGTGGCCACCGTCGACCGTGTGCTCAACGCCCGAGCGCCGGTGAACCCGCAGACCGCCGAACAGGTGTTCCAGGCCGCCGAAGCCGTGGGTTATTTTGCCGCACGGCTGATCGGCCAACGCATTCGTGAGCGGCGCCCCACTTATCGTTTCGGCATCCTGCTGCTGGGCACCGCCCAAGCGTTTTACGCCAACCTGGCAGCGTCGATCAGCCAGGCCGCGCAGCATCACGCCACGGCCAACCTCAGTTGCCAGTTTGAGTACATTCTCGACCGCACACCCAGCGCCATCGCTGCGCAAATCGAGCAACTGGCGGTGCAATGCGACGCGCTGGCCGTCGTCAGCTTCGCCCACCCATTGATCAACGCCACACTGGCGCAAGTTCGCGAAGCCGGCGTGCCGGTGGTCGCGCTGCTCTCGGATATCCACGAACACGCCTTGGAGCCGTATGTGGGCCAGGACAACCACGTGGTCGGGCGCACCATGGGCTGGTTGCTGGCGCGCACCTGCGGCGCACGCAAAGGCAGCGTCGGCATCCTGTTGGGCGGCCATCGTTTTCTCGGCCACCAGGCGCGGGTGGAGGGCTTGCACAGCTACCTGGCCGAGCATGCGCCGGGCCTCAAGCCGCTGGAGCCGCTGATCAACCTGGACAACAGCGATATCACTGAAGAAGCCACCCTCGACCTGCTCACCCGTCACACCGACCTGCGCGGCCTGTGCGTGGTGGGCGGCGGCGGTGACGGCGTGATCAATGCCCTGGCGCAACTGCCCAAACGGCCGGCGCTGTGCTGCATTTTGCAGGAGTCCACCGCGTTGTCGCGTGAGGCACTGGGCCGGGGTTTGATTGATGTGGTGATGGACTCGCAGCCTAGGCAGACGGCGACGGCGTTGATCGAATTGCTGGTGCAATTGCAGACCGCCGAGGTATTTGACCCACTGCGGCACAGAGTGCATATCCCACTGCAGATCGTGACCTCGGAAAACCTGTCCAACTGA
- a CDS encoding sigma-54-dependent Fis family transcriptional regulator — MTPVPMAFSVQDLDYLTALGPASLNEGPIPALEHAWQACLAGRVERPTEVRQVIWDSWRRSVEAGISADDSQYRFVAPDVLTATLTTHRVLIAAAAQVMRGLLAYNPRGHINLTDAEGTTLYFCGLDITPIGSRLLESVQGTNCTGLALAEDRLVYVLAEENFGSGLRERRMHCAAAPIKNAQGQTLAMLTLTAEPGWFHFHTLGTVQAAAEAVARQMALQALLEEQQTVLEVLNEGLVVLDERGCIKALNRYARQLFRVGLELLGSPFQRLGRSELSDAILLRAGEGVRDLDCTFHLHDRSQLTCLVSVCPLEQGGVIVSLRESRRIREITRRIIGTQASYTFETIQGNSRAIQDALHLGRIASRSDSTTLILGESGTGKELFAQAIHNGSERHKGPFVAVNCGAIPRDLVQSELFGHVEGAFTGSARGGSAGKFELADGGTIFLDEIGDMAFDAQVSLLRVLQEGEVTRVGAKNSRAVNVRIIAATHRNLSQAVAEGAFREDLYYRLNVLNLTVPPLRMRRDDIPLLARHFLNRCARSMRKAVQGFSPDALELLSAYGWPGNVRELENSIERATNLAMGELIQAADLPLETQQRAALRPYEPQPAQDLSSHERHAIVAALTAAGGNIRLAARQLNVSRGGLYNKMSRFGLSAGDFRSQ; from the coding sequence ATGACCCCCGTTCCCATGGCTTTCAGCGTGCAAGACCTTGACTACCTCACGGCCCTGGGGCCGGCATCCCTGAACGAAGGCCCGATACCTGCGCTCGAACACGCATGGCAGGCGTGTCTGGCTGGTAGGGTCGAGCGCCCGACTGAAGTTCGGCAGGTGATCTGGGATTCATGGCGGCGCAGTGTCGAGGCGGGTATCAGCGCGGATGACAGCCAATACCGTTTTGTCGCCCCCGACGTGTTGACGGCAACCCTGACGACCCACCGCGTACTGATCGCTGCAGCGGCGCAGGTCATGCGCGGCTTGCTCGCCTACAACCCGCGCGGGCATATCAACCTCACCGACGCTGAAGGCACCACCCTGTATTTTTGCGGGCTGGATATCACGCCCATCGGCAGTCGCCTGTTGGAATCGGTACAGGGCACCAATTGCACGGGCCTGGCCCTGGCCGAAGACCGCCTGGTGTACGTGCTGGCCGAGGAGAACTTTGGCAGTGGCCTGCGTGAGCGCCGCATGCATTGCGCCGCCGCGCCGATCAAGAATGCCCAGGGCCAGACCCTTGCAATGCTGACGCTCACCGCCGAACCTGGCTGGTTTCACTTTCACACCCTGGGCACCGTGCAAGCGGCCGCCGAGGCGGTGGCGCGGCAGATGGCGTTGCAAGCGCTGTTGGAAGAGCAACAGACTGTGCTTGAGGTGCTCAACGAAGGCTTGGTGGTGCTCGATGAGCGCGGCTGCATCAAGGCGCTCAATCGCTACGCCCGACAATTGTTCCGCGTCGGCCTGGAGTTGCTCGGCAGCCCGTTCCAGCGCCTGGGCCGCAGTGAGCTGAGCGATGCCATTTTGCTGCGGGCCGGCGAGGGCGTGCGTGACCTTGATTGCACCTTCCACCTGCACGACCGCAGCCAACTGACGTGCCTGGTGTCGGTATGCCCGCTGGAGCAGGGCGGGGTGATTGTGTCGCTGCGCGAAAGCCGGCGTATCCGTGAAATCACCCGGCGCATTATCGGCACCCAGGCCAGCTACACCTTTGAAACCATCCAGGGCAATTCGCGGGCGATCCAGGACGCGTTGCACTTGGGGCGTATCGCCAGCCGCAGTGATTCCACCACCTTGATCCTCGGCGAAAGCGGCACCGGCAAGGAGCTGTTTGCCCAGGCGATTCACAACGGTAGCGAGCGCCATAAAGGCCCGTTTGTGGCGGTCAATTGCGGCGCGATCCCACGGGACCTGGTGCAAAGTGAACTGTTTGGGCATGTCGAGGGCGCATTCACCGGTTCCGCCCGTGGCGGCTCGGCGGGCAAGTTTGAACTGGCTGATGGCGGCACCATTTTTCTCGATGAAATTGGCGACATGGCATTCGACGCCCAGGTCAGTTTGCTGCGGGTATTGCAGGAAGGTGAAGTCACCCGCGTCGGCGCAAAAAACTCCCGCGCAGTGAATGTGCGCATTATCGCGGCCACCCATCGAAACCTCAGCCAGGCGGTGGCGGAGGGCGCGTTTCGTGAAGACCTTTACTACCGCCTTAATGTCTTGAACCTGACCGTGCCGCCGTTGCGCATGCGCCGTGATGATATCCCGCTGCTGGCGCGGCATTTTCTCAATCGATGCGCCCGTTCGATGCGCAAAGCGGTTCAGGGTTTTTCGCCGGATGCATTGGAGTTGCTCTCGGCCTACGGCTGGCCCGGCAACGTGCGTGAGCTGGAAAACAGCATTGAGCGGGCAACCAACCTGGCGATGGGTGAGTTGATCCAGGCGGCCGATTTGCCACTCGAAACCCAGCAGCGTGCAGCCTTGCGCCCTTACGAACCTCAGCCCGCGCAGGACCTGAGCAGCCATGAGCGGCACGCTATCGTCGCCGCGCTTACGGCAGCCGGCGGCAATATCCGTCTGGCTGCGCGGCAGTTGAACGTGTCGCGGGGTGGGCTGTACAACAAGATGAGCCGGTTCGGGTTGAGCGCCGGGGATTTTCGCTCGCAGTAA
- a CDS encoding MocE family 2Fe-2S type ferredoxin, whose protein sequence is MNDQWIDVCAVGEIDEEDVLRFDHGPHTYAVYRSAENEFFATAGLCTHEKIHLADGLVMDHVIECPKHNGRFDYRSGKALGAPVCVNLKTYPVRVEAGRVLLAVTA, encoded by the coding sequence ATGAACGATCAATGGATCGACGTCTGCGCCGTGGGCGAAATAGACGAAGAAGACGTGCTGCGCTTCGACCATGGGCCGCACACTTACGCGGTGTACCGCTCGGCCGAGAATGAGTTTTTTGCCACTGCCGGCCTGTGTACCCACGAGAAAATCCACCTGGCCGACGGCCTGGTGATGGACCACGTGATCGAGTGCCCCAAGCACAACGGGCGCTTTGATTACCGCTCCGGCAAGGCGCTCGGCGCGCCGGTGTGCGTCAACCTCAAAACCTACCCGGTACGGGTCGAAGCGGGGCGGGTTTTACTCGCCGTGACGGCGTGA
- a CDS encoding sugar phosphate isomerase/epimerase, whose amino-acid sequence MRQLLVFQSLWAMQTEPGPLEAQLDRIAAAGFDGITDHYWKPADVARLHAAASARGLQVEGQLFPQSVDDLAAALDVISRYGCHHLTLQADVRPRTLAEAARLVEGWQRLAEQVDFPVLLETHRYRLTNDLLFTLDLLAQMPDLKLLADLSHYVVGRELPEPGAVEDDEHIRTILRHSWGFHGRVASSEQVQVSVDFPQHQAWVERFTGWWRYGIKDWLARPDTPDSLSFTCELGPPPYAITDAGGREISDRWAEALKLKTLIHQVWESCH is encoded by the coding sequence ATGCGCCAATTGCTGGTGTTCCAATCCCTCTGGGCCATGCAGACGGAACCTGGGCCGCTGGAAGCCCAGCTCGATCGCATCGCCGCCGCCGGCTTCGACGGCATCACCGACCATTACTGGAAGCCCGCGGATGTCGCGCGCCTGCACGCTGCCGCCAGCGCCAGGGGCTTGCAGGTCGAAGGCCAACTGTTCCCGCAATCGGTGGATGACCTGGCCGCCGCGCTGGATGTGATCAGCCGCTACGGTTGCCACCATCTCACGCTGCAGGCCGATGTGCGCCCGCGCACGCTGGCCGAGGCAGCCCGGTTGGTCGAGGGCTGGCAGCGCCTGGCCGAACAGGTGGACTTTCCTGTCCTGCTGGAAACCCATCGCTACCGGCTTACCAACGACCTGTTGTTTACCCTCGACTTGCTCGCACAGATGCCCGACCTGAAACTGTTGGCCGACCTGTCCCATTACGTCGTCGGCCGGGAATTGCCCGAACCCGGCGCGGTTGAGGACGACGAACACATACGCACGATATTGCGCCATAGCTGGGGCTTTCACGGCCGGGTGGCCAGCAGTGAACAGGTGCAGGTCTCTGTGGATTTCCCCCAGCACCAAGCCTGGGTCGAGCGCTTTACCGGCTGGTGGCGCTACGGGATCAAAGACTGGCTGGCCCGGCCGGACACGCCCGATAGCCTGTCATTCACCTGTGAACTGGGCCCGCCGCCCTATGCAATCACCGACGCCGGCGGCCGTGAAATCAGCGACCGCTGGGCCGAGGCGCTGAAGCTCAAAACCCTGATTCACCAGGTGTGGGAGAGCTGTCATTGA
- a CDS encoding NAD(P)/FAD-dependent oxidoreductase has translation MNGPLIIVGAGHAGGRAALTLREEGYTGRLILIGDEPHVPYERPPLSKGLLQGSTDLAGCSLCDSQRMTALGIEHIPGNPVTRLEPQQHRLQLADGQWLDFAGVLLATGGRARRWPVEQANVLYLRTHDEALALRDALRPGMRLVVVGGGFIGLEVAATARGLGCQVTVLEAGPRLAGRVLPAVISDALLDLHRQQGVEVRLNVALESIEADAVQLVDGQRLPCDRVVVGIGMQPNLELAAAAGLEVGQGIRVDAQLRTSAPNIYAAGDVCEFRLGGLYQRQETWRNAEAQGRHAALNMLGRELPFEALPGFWSDQYDWGLQTVGVMTPLTVSRALPGGGLLLFYLDANGHLQGACGWALGNGVAKDIKLCERLISARIALNTADLAAPDVSLKHLLRG, from the coding sequence ATGAACGGACCCTTGATCATCGTCGGCGCCGGCCATGCCGGTGGCCGTGCGGCGCTGACCTTGCGCGAAGAAGGCTACACCGGGCGCCTGATCCTGATCGGCGATGAGCCGCACGTGCCCTACGAGCGGCCGCCGTTGTCCAAGGGCTTGCTGCAAGGCAGCACGGACCTGGCAGGTTGCAGCCTGTGCGACAGCCAGCGCATGACCGCGCTGGGCATCGAACATATCCCCGGCAACCCGGTCACGCGCCTGGAGCCGCAACAGCATCGGCTGCAACTGGCCGACGGCCAATGGCTGGACTTTGCCGGTGTGCTGCTGGCCACCGGCGGCCGGGCGCGACGCTGGCCTGTGGAGCAGGCTAACGTGCTTTACCTGCGCACCCATGATGAGGCGCTGGCCCTGCGCGACGCCTTGCGCCCCGGCATGCGGCTGGTGGTGGTCGGCGGTGGTTTTATCGGCCTGGAAGTGGCGGCGACCGCGCGCGGCCTGGGCTGCCAGGTGACGGTGCTTGAAGCAGGCCCGCGCTTGGCGGGCCGGGTGCTGCCAGCGGTGATCAGCGACGCGCTGCTGGATTTGCATCGTCAGCAGGGCGTGGAGGTGCGCTTGAATGTGGCGCTGGAGTCCATTGAGGCAGACGCGGTGCAACTGGTCGATGGGCAGCGCTTGCCGTGTGATCGGGTGGTGGTCGGCATTGGCATGCAACCCAATCTCGAACTGGCCGCAGCGGCGGGGCTGGAAGTAGGGCAGGGCATCCGCGTCGATGCGCAGTTGCGCACCAGTGCGCCGAACATTTATGCGGCGGGCGATGTGTGCGAATTTCGCCTGGGCGGCCTGTATCAACGCCAGGAAACCTGGCGCAATGCCGAAGCCCAAGGCCGCCACGCCGCGTTGAATATGCTGGGGCGGGAGTTGCCGTTCGAGGCGCTGCCGGGTTTCTGGTCCGACCAATACGACTGGGGCTTGCAGACCGTCGGCGTGATGACCCCGCTGACGGTCAGCCGTGCACTGCCTGGCGGTGGCTTGCTGTTGTTTTATCTGGATGCCAACGGGCATTTGCAAGGCGCTTGCGGCTGGGCGCTCGGCAATGGCGTGGCCAAGGACATCAAGCTGTGCGAACGCTTGATCAGCGCGCGCATTGCACTCAATACGGCCGACCTGGCCGCCCCGGATGTTTCCCTTAAACATTTGCTGCGAGGCTGA